In Sphingomonas phyllosphaerae, one DNA window encodes the following:
- a CDS encoding aminotransferase class I/II-fold pyridoxal phosphate-dependent enzyme, with product MTETGLQSEKLPAEPVAAPPARDLFAKFDPLLAERAALMGSGVRDPFGIVMEQVTSPTTAVIRGKETILLGTYNYMGMTFDPDVIAAGTRALEQFGSGTNGSRMLNGTFRDHVEAEDALKEFYGASGAIVFSTGYQANLGTISTMAGRGEYVILDADSHASIYDGCKMGDAEIVRFRHNSVEDLDKRLGRLPREPGKLVVLEGVYSMLGDIAPLREMVQVSKKHGCMVLVDEAHSMGFFGEHGRGVYEAQGLVLGEDVDLVIGTFSKSVGTVGGFCISNHPKFEGLRFSCRPYIFTASLPPSVVATAATSVRKLMTAHDKRARLWDNARRLHAGLKGLGFALGTETCDSAIVAVILQDQAQAVVMWQALLEAGLYVNVARPPATPSGTFLLRCSICAEHTSEQIDQVITMFASAGRLAGATE from the coding sequence ATGACCGAGACCGGCCTGCAGAGCGAGAAGCTGCCCGCCGAACCCGTCGCCGCGCCGCCGGCGCGCGACCTGTTCGCGAAGTTCGATCCGCTGCTCGCCGAACGCGCGGCGCTGATGGGCTCGGGCGTGCGCGATCCGTTCGGGATCGTCATGGAGCAGGTCACCTCGCCGACCACCGCGGTGATCCGCGGCAAGGAGACGATCCTGCTCGGCACCTACAATTACATGGGCATGACGTTCGACCCCGACGTGATCGCCGCGGGCACCCGCGCGCTCGAACAGTTCGGCAGCGGCACCAACGGCAGCCGGATGCTCAACGGCACCTTCCGCGACCACGTCGAGGCGGAGGACGCGCTCAAGGAATTTTACGGCGCGAGCGGCGCGATCGTCTTCTCGACCGGCTATCAGGCCAATCTCGGCACGATCTCGACGATGGCGGGCCGCGGGGAATACGTCATCCTCGACGCCGACAGCCACGCCTCGATCTACGACGGCTGCAAGATGGGCGATGCCGAGATCGTCCGCTTCCGCCACAATTCGGTCGAGGACCTCGACAAGCGGCTCGGCCGCCTGCCCAGGGAGCCGGGCAAGCTGGTGGTGCTGGAGGGCGTCTATTCGATGCTCGGCGACATCGCCCCGCTGCGCGAGATGGTGCAGGTGTCGAAGAAGCACGGCTGCATGGTGCTGGTCGACGAGGCGCATTCGATGGGCTTCTTCGGCGAGCATGGCCGCGGCGTCTACGAGGCGCAGGGGCTGGTGCTCGGGGAGGACGTCGATCTGGTGATCGGCACCTTCTCCAAGTCGGTCGGCACCGTCGGCGGCTTCTGCATTTCGAACCATCCGAAGTTCGAGGGGCTGCGCTTCTCGTGCCGCCCGTACATCTTCACCGCCTCGCTGCCGCCATCGGTGGTCGCGACCGCCGCCACCTCCGTGCGCAAGCTGATGACCGCGCACGACAAACGCGCGCGGCTGTGGGATAACGCCCGCCGGCTCCACGCCGGGTTGAAGGGGCTGGGCTTCGCGCTCGGCACCGAGACGTGCGATTCGGCGATCGTCGCGGTGATCCTGCAGGATCAGGCGCAGGCGGTGGTGATGTGGCAGGCGCTGCTGGAGGCGGGGCTCTACGTCAACGTCGCGCGTCCGCCCGCCACGCCGTCGGGCACCTTCCTGCTGCGCTGCTCGATCTGCGCCGAACATACGTCGGAACAGATCGACCAGGTCATCACCATGTTCGCTTCGGCGGGGCGCCTTGCGGGCGCGACCGAGTGA
- a CDS encoding NAD(P)-dependent oxidoreductase yields the protein MILALTGGTGFVGGALIQQALAAGHQVRALARRPQPPRDGVTWIAGALDDAPAISTLVSTADAVIHVAGAVNAPDRAAFATANIDGTRNVVEAARTWDVRRFVHVSSLAAREPALSNYGWSKAGAEDVVTDSALDWTIVRPPGVYGPGDMEQRDLFRAARRTGVVPIPPRGRLSIIHVADLARLLLALAEAPADHAVYEPSDAHPLSYADFARAIGVAVGRRALPLPLPAALLRTAARADKLLRGTKAKLTADRVAYMVHPDWTAEPAKAPPPALWHPQIAAVDGLTDTARWYRAHGLL from the coding sequence GTGATCCTCGCGCTGACCGGCGGCACCGGCTTCGTCGGCGGCGCACTGATCCAGCAGGCGCTCGCCGCCGGGCATCAGGTGCGCGCGCTCGCCCGCCGCCCGCAGCCGCCGCGTGACGGCGTGACGTGGATCGCGGGCGCACTCGACGACGCGCCGGCGATCTCGACACTCGTCTCGACCGCCGATGCGGTCATCCACGTCGCGGGTGCGGTCAACGCCCCCGATCGCGCCGCTTTCGCCACCGCCAATATCGACGGCACCCGCAACGTAGTCGAGGCCGCGCGGACATGGGACGTGCGCCGTTTCGTCCACGTCTCCTCGCTCGCCGCGCGCGAGCCCGCGCTGTCGAACTACGGCTGGTCGAAGGCCGGGGCCGAAGACGTGGTGACCGACAGCGCGCTCGACTGGACGATCGTCCGCCCGCCCGGCGTCTACGGTCCCGGCGACATGGAGCAGCGCGACCTGTTCCGTGCCGCGCGCCGCACCGGCGTCGTGCCGATCCCGCCGCGCGGGCGATTATCGATCATCCATGTCGCCGATCTCGCCCGCCTGCTGCTCGCGCTCGCCGAAGCGCCCGCCGACCACGCCGTCTACGAACCCAGCGACGCCCACCCGCTCAGCTACGCCGATTTCGCACGCGCGATCGGCGTGGCGGTCGGGCGGCGCGCCCTCCCACTCCCCCTCCCCGCCGCGCTGCTCCGCACCGCCGCACGCGCGGACAAGCTACTGCGCGGCACGAAGGCGAAGCTGACCGCAGACCGCGTCGCCTATATGGTCCATCCCGACTGGACCGCCGAGCCGGCCAAGGCCCCGCCGCCCGCGCTCTGGCACCCGCAAATCGCCGCCGTCGATGGCCTGACCGACACGGCACGATGGTATCGCGCCCACGGCTTGCTATAG
- a CDS encoding transporter — MRFCPNRPSLGASGCTTLPGQVQVELSGVDWQRDDDGETREDLIRSEVTARIGLTRNSEAQVAWTPLGTLRSRDKATGEVMRQTGAGDVTLGWRRALSHPDGKKLSAAVQPYVTLPVGRSGIGEGDWSAGTVLPVFWRINKKWSIDFTGQLAAAVDEDGRGRHFDATGVFGVGYALTDSVTANAELSVERDQDPAQHVVRTLAAASVGWKLTKRTQLDILAVAGLNHDAPDARIALGGALLF, encoded by the coding sequence GTGCGATTTTGCCCCAATCGACCCTCACTCGGGGCGAGCGGGTGCACGACCTTGCCCGGACAGGTTCAGGTCGAACTGTCGGGCGTCGACTGGCAGCGCGATGACGATGGCGAGACGCGCGAGGACCTGATCCGCAGCGAGGTGACGGCGCGGATCGGGCTGACGCGCAACAGCGAGGCGCAGGTCGCATGGACGCCGCTCGGCACGCTCCGGTCACGCGACAAGGCCACCGGAGAGGTCATGCGGCAGACCGGGGCGGGCGACGTGACGCTGGGGTGGCGTCGTGCGTTGAGCCATCCGGATGGCAAGAAGCTGTCGGCGGCGGTGCAGCCTTATGTCACGCTGCCGGTCGGGCGAAGCGGGATCGGCGAGGGCGACTGGTCCGCGGGCACGGTGTTGCCGGTCTTCTGGCGTATCAACAAGAAGTGGAGCATCGACTTCACCGGCCAATTGGCCGCGGCGGTGGATGAGGACGGGCGCGGGCGGCATTTCGATGCGACCGGCGTCTTCGGGGTCGGTTACGCGCTGACCGACAGCGTCACCGCCAATGCCGAATTGTCGGTCGAGCGCGATCAGGACCCGGCGCAGCACGTCGTGCGGACGCTCGCGGCCGCGTCGGTGGGGTGGAAGCTGACCAAACGCACGCAGCTGGACATCCTGGCGGTCGCCGGCCTCAATCATGATGCACCCGACGCACGGATCGCGCTGGGCGGCGCCTTGCTCTTCTGA
- the xth gene encoding exodeoxyribonuclease III: MKIVTYNVNGIKARLPRLLEYLAEEQPDVVCLQELKSSDDTFPEADIRAAGYGAVWHGQKGFNGVAVLARGLDPVERQRGLAGEPEDEHSRYLECSVFGLVVASIYLPNGNPVPGPKFDYKVRWIGRLQERARALLAEEVPVILAGDYNVIPNDDDTFSVKAMASDALMQPESRHGYRALLAKGWTDALRTRHPKGGVWTFWDYQKGAWQRDAGFRIDHLLLSPSVADRLVEAGVDKAYRGREKASDHAPTWVRLR, translated from the coding sequence GTGAAGATCGTCACCTACAACGTCAACGGCATCAAGGCGCGGCTTCCGCGTCTGCTCGAATATCTCGCCGAGGAGCAGCCCGATGTGGTCTGCCTCCAGGAGCTGAAGTCGAGCGACGATACCTTTCCCGAAGCCGATATCCGTGCGGCGGGCTATGGTGCTGTCTGGCATGGACAAAAGGGGTTCAACGGCGTCGCGGTGCTCGCGCGCGGGCTGGATCCGGTCGAGCGGCAACGCGGGCTGGCGGGCGAGCCGGAGGACGAGCATAGCCGCTATCTGGAATGTTCCGTGTTCGGCTTGGTGGTCGCATCTATCTATTTGCCCAATGGAAATCCGGTGCCGGGGCCGAAGTTCGACTATAAGGTGCGGTGGATCGGGCGGTTGCAGGAACGCGCGCGCGCGTTGCTCGCCGAGGAAGTACCGGTCATTTTGGCGGGCGATTACAACGTCATCCCCAACGACGACGATACGTTTTCGGTCAAGGCGATGGCGTCGGACGCGTTGATGCAGCCCGAGAGCCGGCATGGCTATCGCGCGTTGCTGGCGAAGGGCTGGACCGACGCGCTGCGGACCCGCCATCCCAAGGGCGGTGTCTGGACTTTCTGGGATTATCAAAAAGGTGCGTGGCAGCGCGACGCGGGCTTCCGCATCGATCATCTGCTGTTGAGCCCGTCAGTCGCCGACCGGCTGGTGGAGGCCGGCGTCGACAAGGCGTATCGCGGGCGTGAGAAGGCCAGCGATCATGCGCCGACCTGGGTGCGGCTGCGGTGA
- the lptG gene encoding LPS export ABC transporter permease LptG, protein MSALFPSRTVAIYMARLFLTRTFGILFGLVLVLQTLDLLSESGRILATTGNGDAEVWRYVSLRAPQLISTFLPFSVLLGTILTLITMNANSEVVALKAAGLSAHQVLAPLVIASVGIALVTFAFNDRIVSRATAELSAWQKVNYGTMPIDRGNRSNVWVRAGDDLIQADAIGGRGAGAQLGGVTVYERNPDGGLRGLINAPRGVRDGDGWRIWPTRRFDVASGKVTRLGATVVGRGVTPDQFTLANVDGDALSFAGLREAIGDLEEAGRPTKALEGVLWHKLSGPLSSVLMPLLGAVAAFGIARSGALFVRAVIGMALGFAYFVADSFALAMGNLGAYPPFLAAWAPFLLFLLIGEAVLLRTEE, encoded by the coding sequence ATGAGCGCGCTGTTTCCGTCGCGCACCGTCGCGATCTATATGGCGCGGCTGTTCCTGACGCGCACCTTCGGCATCCTGTTCGGGCTGGTGCTGGTGCTCCAGACGCTCGACCTGCTCAGCGAGAGCGGGCGGATCCTCGCCACCACCGGCAACGGCGACGCGGAGGTCTGGCGCTACGTGTCGCTGCGCGCGCCGCAGCTGATCTCGACCTTCCTGCCCTTCTCGGTGCTGCTCGGCACGATCCTGACGCTCATCACCATGAACGCCAACAGCGAGGTGGTCGCGCTCAAGGCCGCCGGTCTGTCGGCGCATCAGGTGCTCGCGCCGCTGGTGATCGCCAGCGTCGGCATCGCGCTCGTCACCTTCGCGTTCAACGACCGTATCGTCAGCCGCGCGACTGCCGAGCTGAGCGCATGGCAAAAGGTCAATTACGGCACGATGCCGATCGATCGCGGCAATCGCAGCAACGTCTGGGTGCGCGCGGGCGACGATCTGATCCAGGCCGACGCGATCGGCGGTCGCGGTGCCGGCGCGCAGCTCGGCGGCGTGACGGTTTACGAGCGCAACCCTGACGGGGGCTTGCGCGGGCTCATCAACGCGCCGCGCGGCGTGCGCGACGGCGATGGCTGGCGGATCTGGCCGACGCGCCGCTTCGATGTCGCCTCGGGCAAGGTGACGCGGCTCGGCGCGACGGTTGTCGGACGCGGTGTCACCCCGGATCAGTTCACGCTCGCCAATGTCGACGGCGACGCCTTGTCGTTCGCCGGCCTGCGCGAGGCGATCGGTGATCTGGAGGAAGCCGGCCGTCCGACCAAGGCGCTGGAGGGCGTGTTGTGGCACAAATTGTCGGGGCCGTTGTCGTCGGTGCTGATGCCGCTGCTCGGCGCGGTCGCGGCGTTCGGGATCGCGCGCTCGGGCGCGCTCTTCGTCCGCGCGGTGATCGGGATGGCGCTGGGCTTCGCCTATTTCGTCGCCGACAGCTTCGCGCTGGCGATGGGCAACCTTGGCGCCTACCCGCCATTCCTCGCCGCCTGGGCGCCGTTCCTGCTGTTCCTGCTGATCGGAGAAGCTGTGCTGCTGCGCACGGAGGAATAA
- a CDS encoding N-acetyltransferase — protein sequence MAELSITPVLTKSDRKAFVDLPFRLYKDDPYWVPPLKGEALGLITPEKNGWFSHAKAQLFLARRDGRVVGRISAHIDTLGLEMPAERGFGPGCGQWGLMDAEDEGIFTALLATAEGWLREQGMTRALGPISMSIWEEPGLLIQGYHQSPTVMMGHHKPEYREWIERAGYRPVKQLITYELDITQEFPPLVKRIIRSGDANKSIVVREVDKRKFEEEAAIILDILNDAWSDNWGFIPLTPPEIKDVGVKLKPIVFNDLIRIAELDGKPVAFMITLPDLNEAIKPLNGNLLPFGWAKLLWWLRKPRVRTMRVPLMGVRKELQSSRLAGQLAFMMIEAIRKASVARYGATRGEIGWVLDDNQGMNSIATAIDSRVNKVYQVYERTF from the coding sequence ATGGCTGAGCTTTCGATCACCCCCGTCCTGACCAAGAGCGACCGCAAGGCGTTCGTCGACCTGCCGTTCCGCCTCTACAAGGACGATCCTTACTGGGTGCCGCCGCTCAAGGGCGAGGCACTGGGGCTCATCACGCCGGAGAAGAACGGCTGGTTCAGCCACGCGAAGGCGCAGCTCTTCCTCGCCCGCCGCGACGGTCGCGTGGTCGGACGCATTTCCGCGCATATCGACACGCTCGGACTCGAGATGCCGGCCGAGCGCGGCTTCGGGCCGGGCTGCGGGCAATGGGGGCTGATGGATGCCGAGGATGAAGGCATCTTCACGGCATTGCTCGCTACCGCCGAGGGATGGCTCCGCGAACAGGGCATGACCCGTGCGCTCGGCCCGATCAGCATGTCGATCTGGGAAGAGCCTGGCTTGCTGATCCAGGGCTATCATCAGTCGCCGACCGTGATGATGGGTCACCACAAGCCCGAATATCGCGAATGGATCGAACGCGCCGGCTATCGACCGGTCAAGCAGCTCATCACCTACGAGCTGGACATCACGCAGGAATTCCCGCCGCTGGTGAAGCGGATCATCCGATCGGGCGATGCGAACAAGAGCATCGTCGTGCGCGAGGTCGACAAGCGCAAGTTCGAGGAGGAGGCGGCGATCATCCTCGATATCCTCAACGACGCATGGTCGGACAATTGGGGCTTCATTCCGCTCACCCCGCCCGAGATCAAGGATGTGGGGGTCAAGCTGAAGCCGATCGTCTTCAACGATCTGATCCGCATCGCCGAGCTCGATGGCAAGCCGGTCGCGTTCATGATCACGCTTCCCGACCTCAATGAGGCAATCAAGCCCTTGAACGGGAACCTGCTCCCGTTCGGCTGGGCGAAGCTGCTGTGGTGGCTGCGCAAGCCGCGCGTGCGGACGATGCGTGTGCCGTTGATGGGCGTCCGCAAGGAACTGCAAAGCTCGCGGCTTGCCGGGCAATTGGCGTTCATGATGATCGAGGCGATCCGCAAGGCGTCGGTGGCGCGTTACGGCGCGACGCGCGGCGAGATCGGCTGGGTGCTCGACGACAATCAGGGCATGAACTCGATCGCGACCGCGATCGATAGCCGCGTCAACAAGGTCTATCAGGTCTACGAACGGACGTTCTGA
- a CDS encoding fatty acid desaturase: protein MNTITLDRATAAARAPRPTIADDKAMLKAAAELTRDLLKPRPGIYWTDLIASSVVGYGALAVAIISTSTVLAIVAGVVAVLALYRGMSMIHELTHVKHAALPGFRAGWNALIGVPMMIPSFMYEGVHNLHHAKTRYGTSEDPEYLPLALMKPWTLPVFILVSALAPVGLLIRFGVLAPLSALSPKLRTAVVSRYSALSINPQFRRRMPQGEEKARWDRLEAATAIWALALIVTAATGVLPLEAFLIFLAVGSGVALINQVRTLVAHLWENEGEVMTVTAQYLDSVNVPPPALLPVLWAPIGLRYHALHHLLPGVPYHALGEAHQRLAGVLEPDSPYYKANYRGLPGLVGKLTMATIRGR, encoded by the coding sequence ATGAATACCATCACTCTCGATCGCGCGACTGCGGCGGCGCGCGCGCCGCGCCCGACGATCGCCGACGACAAGGCGATGCTTAAGGCCGCAGCGGAACTGACGCGCGACCTGCTGAAGCCACGGCCGGGCATTTACTGGACCGATCTGATCGCCTCGTCGGTGGTCGGCTATGGCGCGCTGGCGGTGGCGATCATCTCGACCTCGACTGTGCTGGCGATCGTCGCCGGCGTGGTGGCGGTGCTCGCGCTGTATCGCGGGATGAGCATGATCCACGAGCTGACGCATGTGAAGCATGCCGCGTTGCCGGGCTTTCGTGCCGGGTGGAACGCGCTGATCGGCGTGCCGATGATGATCCCGTCGTTCATGTACGAGGGCGTGCACAATCTGCACCATGCCAAGACGCGCTATGGCACGTCGGAGGATCCCGAGTACTTGCCGCTCGCGCTGATGAAGCCGTGGACCTTGCCGGTGTTCATCCTCGTCTCGGCGCTGGCGCCGGTCGGATTGCTGATCCGCTTCGGCGTGCTGGCACCGCTGTCGGCGCTGTCGCCCAAGCTGCGGACGGCGGTGGTGTCGCGCTATTCGGCGCTGTCGATCAACCCGCAATTCCGTCGCCGGATGCCGCAGGGCGAGGAGAAGGCGCGGTGGGACCGGCTGGAGGCCGCGACGGCGATCTGGGCGCTCGCGCTGATCGTGACGGCTGCCACCGGCGTGCTGCCGTTGGAGGCGTTTCTGATCTTCCTCGCGGTCGGGTCGGGCGTGGCGCTCATCAACCAGGTGCGGACGCTCGTCGCACATCTGTGGGAGAACGAAGGCGAGGTGATGACCGTCACCGCGCAATATCTCGACTCGGTCAACGTGCCGCCACCGGCTCTGCTGCCGGTGCTGTGGGCGCCGATCGGGCTACGCTATCATGCGCTGCACCACCTGCTGCCGGGCGTGCCGTATCATGCTCTGGGCGAAGCGCATCAGCGGCTGGCGGGTGTGCTCGAGCCAGACTCGCCTTATTACAAGGCGAATTATCGCGGGCTGCCGGGGCTGGTCGGCAAGCTGACGATGGCGACGATCCGGGGGCGGTGA
- the lptF gene encoding LPS export ABC transporter permease LptF, which translates to MTSIDRYMARLIALPLFSTLLISAMLLILDRIRRLFDFVATQGGPVSVVWKMLANLLPEYLGLGIPIGLMLGVLLAFRRIATSSELDVMRAVGMSYGRLLRVPYYYAIVLAALNIAIVGYIQPQARYAYEQLRFELRTGALGASIKVGEFTHLGDRMTLRIERSQDRGRKLSGIFVHAESPKGDWVGVTAATGQFLATDDPNVIIFRLTNGTLIHNRPDFTTPRTLTFTAHDLPINLPRFESFRTRGGKNLEYTLPELARLGHASTRSEEQRDGSRAEFHFRLVEVASMFLLPLLAVALGVPPKRSTSALGVFLSIVMVVTYHKINQYAASLGERGSVDPAIALWVPFVIFAALILWMYHTIANVPGGQPIGALERFFGKAWAMVARYLPGRRRKEARA; encoded by the coding sequence ATGACCTCGATCGACCGCTACATGGCCCGGCTGATCGCGCTGCCGTTGTTCTCGACGTTGCTGATCTCGGCGATGCTGCTGATCCTCGACCGGATTCGCCGCCTGTTCGACTTCGTCGCGACGCAGGGCGGACCGGTCAGCGTCGTGTGGAAGATGCTCGCCAATTTGCTGCCGGAGTATCTCGGCCTCGGCATTCCGATCGGGCTGATGCTCGGCGTGTTGCTCGCCTTCCGCCGCATCGCCACCTCGAGCGAGCTGGACGTGATGCGCGCCGTCGGGATGAGCTACGGCCGGCTGCTGCGCGTCCCTTATTATTACGCGATCGTGCTGGCGGCGCTCAACATCGCGATCGTCGGCTATATCCAGCCACAGGCGCGCTACGCTTACGAACAGCTGCGCTTCGAACTGCGCACCGGCGCGCTCGGCGCGTCGATCAAGGTCGGCGAGTTCACGCACCTTGGCGACCGCATGACGCTCCGCATCGAGCGAAGCCAGGATCGCGGCCGCAAGCTCTCGGGCATCTTCGTCCACGCCGAATCGCCCAAGGGCGACTGGGTCGGCGTCACCGCCGCGACCGGCCAGTTTCTCGCGACCGACGACCCCAACGTCATCATCTTCCGCCTGACCAACGGCACGCTGATCCACAATCGCCCCGATTTCACCACCCCGCGGACCTTGACCTTCACCGCGCACGATCTGCCGATCAACCTGCCGCGCTTCGAAAGCTTCCGCACGCGCGGCGGCAAGAACCTCGAATATACGCTGCCCGAACTCGCCAGGCTCGGCCACGCCTCGACGCGCAGCGAGGAGCAACGCGATGGCAGCCGCGCCGAATTCCACTTCCGGCTGGTAGAGGTCGCGTCGATGTTCCTGTTGCCGCTGCTCGCGGTCGCGCTGGGCGTGCCGCCGAAACGCTCGACGTCGGCGCTCGGCGTGTTCCTCTCGATCGTGATGGTCGTCACCTATCACAAGATCAACCAATATGCCGCGTCGCTGGGCGAACGCGGCTCGGTCGACCCGGCGATCGCCTTGTGGGTCCCGTTCGTGATCTTCGCCGCCCTGATCCTTTGGATGTATCATACGATCGCCAACGTTCCCGGCGGACAGCCGATCGGCGCGCTGGAGCGCTTCTTCGGCAAGGCATGGGCGATGGTGGCGCGCTACCTGCCCGGTCGCCGCCGCAAGGAGGCCCGCGCATGA
- a CDS encoding ATP-binding protein codes for MAIAGAVVLALLVITLAEVNGERDRALASQRHSYDVMILARTVQGTIAHAEASLGRYVISGDQQLGQIYYEDWRRAKQAIGRLAKLVHDNDVQLTHVAILQEAFRTRGDELALTALSTNYGKNNQALSRLYRARQSDALTRINDSLDGIITDERLLLEMRTAQARASVHRSTTIAKVLAVFGVLLVGGGITMGWIMVEALADRAIARDEAESERLRADELAEAVSRATEELRAQEARLRQVQKMEAVGQLTGGIAHDFNNMLAVVLSGVELAARHLPPNADEAARHLEGAREGADRAAALTARLLAFARETAINPEPITAAALFDGLGDMLTRSLGDGMTLVLEDDSAGWCARADRVQLENTLVNLAVNARDAMDGRGTLTIRATRATLPGGDGARPGGDFLALAVTDTGCGIAPEVLDRVFEPFFTTKPLGKGTGLGLSQTFSFARQIGGEVTIVSQVGAGTTVTLLLPRDLRGEQATRPVAAPAPLVAPHPAAPADGNGHAILVVEDDPRVLSATMEALADLGHHPVACDDATQVGAVLDEMTHVDLILSDVLMPSLTGPEMIATLPLAFAHVPVLFVTGFAGGASGGVALGDRPVLRKPFTLAALDRAVTAAVARGGDPAPLAAE; via the coding sequence ATGGCGATCGCCGGCGCGGTCGTGCTCGCGCTGCTCGTCATCACATTGGCCGAGGTGAATGGCGAGCGCGATCGTGCGCTCGCCTCGCAACGGCACAGCTATGACGTGATGATCCTCGCCCGCACCGTGCAGGGCACGATCGCCCATGCCGAGGCGTCGCTCGGCCGCTACGTCATCTCGGGCGATCAGCAACTTGGCCAGATCTACTATGAAGACTGGCGGCGCGCGAAGCAGGCGATCGGGCGGTTGGCCAAGCTGGTGCACGACAATGACGTGCAATTGACGCACGTCGCGATCCTGCAGGAGGCGTTCCGCACCCGCGGTGACGAGCTGGCCCTGACCGCGCTCAGCACCAATTACGGCAAGAACAATCAGGCGCTCTCGCGCCTGTATCGGGCGCGGCAGAGCGATGCGCTCACCCGCATCAACGACTCGCTCGACGGGATCATCACCGACGAACGCCTGCTGCTGGAGATGCGCACCGCGCAGGCGCGCGCCTCGGTGCACCGCTCGACGACGATCGCCAAGGTGCTGGCGGTGTTCGGCGTGTTGCTGGTCGGCGGCGGGATCACGATGGGCTGGATAATGGTCGAGGCGCTCGCCGACCGCGCGATCGCGCGTGACGAGGCCGAAAGCGAGCGTCTGCGTGCGGACGAGCTCGCCGAGGCGGTTTCGCGCGCCACCGAGGAATTGCGCGCGCAGGAAGCGCGGCTGCGGCAGGTGCAGAAGATGGAGGCGGTCGGGCAATTGACCGGCGGCATCGCGCACGACTTCAACAACATGCTCGCGGTGGTATTGAGCGGGGTCGAGCTCGCCGCGCGCCATCTGCCGCCGAACGCCGATGAGGCGGCGCGGCATCTGGAGGGCGCGCGCGAGGGTGCGGACCGCGCGGCGGCGCTGACGGCGCGCCTGCTCGCCTTCGCACGCGAAACCGCGATCAACCCCGAACCGATCACCGCCGCGGCGCTGTTCGACGGACTGGGCGACATGCTGACCCGCTCGCTCGGCGACGGCATGACACTGGTGCTGGAGGACGACAGCGCCGGCTGGTGCGCGCGCGCCGATCGCGTCCAGCTCGAGAACACGCTTGTCAACCTCGCGGTCAATGCGCGCGACGCGATGGACGGTCGCGGCACGCTGACGATCCGCGCCACACGCGCGACGCTGCCGGGCGGCGATGGCGCGCGACCGGGCGGCGACTTCCTCGCGCTGGCCGTCACCGACACCGGTTGCGGGATCGCGCCCGAGGTGCTCGATCGCGTCTTCGAGCCGTTCTTCACCACCAAGCCGCTCGGCAAGGGCACCGGCCTCGGGCTCAGCCAGACCTTCTCCTTCGCGCGTCAGATCGGCGGCGAGGTGACGATCGTATCGCAGGTCGGCGCGGGCACCACCGTCACCCTGCTGCTCCCGCGCGACCTGCGTGGCGAGCAAGCCACCCGCCCCGTCGCCGCCCCCGCACCGCTCGTCGCGCCGCACCCTGCCGCGCCGGCCGACGGCAACGGCCATGCGATCCTTGTGGTCGAGGACGACCCGCGCGTCCTCTCCGCGACGATGGAGGCGCTGGCGGACCTCGGCCACCACCCCGTCGCCTGCGACGATGCGACGCAGGTCGGTGCGGTGCTTGACGAGATGACCCACGTCGACCTGATCCTGTCCGACGTGCTGATGCCGTCGCTCACCGGCCCGGAGATGATCGCGACGCTGCCGCTCGCCTTCGCGCACGTTCCCGTGCTGTTCGTCACCGGCTTCGCGGGCGGGGCGAGCGGCGGCGTCGCGCTCGGCGATCGTCCGGTGCTCCGCAAGCCGTTCACGCTCGCCGCGCTCGACCGCGCGGTCACCGCCGCCGTGGCGCGCGGCGGCGATCCGGCACCGCTCGCCGCCGAATGA
- a CDS encoding acyl carrier protein has product MTDRTAILDTLRTQIEPFNKKGVAITEATSFQGDLEWDSLTVMDFVAAIEDEFDIIITINMQAEIENVGQLADAVEKLKG; this is encoded by the coding sequence ATGACCGACCGCACCGCCATCCTCGACACGCTGCGCACGCAGATCGAACCCTTCAACAAGAAGGGCGTCGCGATCACCGAAGCGACCAGCTTCCAGGGCGATCTGGAGTGGGACTCGCTGACCGTGATGGACTTCGTCGCCGCGATCGAGGACGAGTTCGACATCATCATCACGATAAACATGCAGGCCGAGATCGAGAATGTCGGCCAGCTCGCCGACGCGGTCGAAAAGCTGAAGGGCTGA